From Hippea alviniae EP5-r, the proteins below share one genomic window:
- a CDS encoding type II secretion system F family protein, whose protein sequence is MPYYRWKGRDPKGRMRKGEIIAASQAEAAAKLKQKRISVIKIKPAPKDIELPFLKPKIKEKELMVVTKQLASMLASGLPLDESLNIMAEQAESKKMGEILYDIKQKVETGASLSQALKSYKDVFSHMYVNMVAAGEQTGNLDGVLKRLAEMLEKHLALKRKIKGALIYPTMVTIVATGVIALILTFVIPTFAEMYKSSGMSLPLPTQIVINVSMFMKKYFWYMVGGIIAVAIAAKIGYKKNYAFRKFIDKMLLHLPIFGMLARKGSIANFTVILSSLTASGIDILDALEISSKTSGNVIIEETLLEVRDMVRKGENLSYAMSYSGEFPDMVIQMVAVGEETGTLDDMMQKVSQYYEEEVDNTVKNLSTMIEPIIIVVLGGIIGFLVVAMYLPIFKIGETIK, encoded by the coding sequence ATGCCGTATTATAGATGGAAGGGTAGAGACCCTAAGGGTAGAATGAGAAAGGGTGAAATAATAGCTGCATCTCAAGCCGAAGCAGCAGCTAAATTGAAGCAAAAAAGAATATCGGTTATAAAAATAAAGCCCGCTCCAAAGGATATAGAGCTACCCTTTTTAAAGCCCAAGATAAAGGAAAAAGAGCTTATGGTAGTAACAAAACAGCTTGCTTCTATGCTTGCAAGTGGCTTACCATTGGATGAGTCTTTAAATATAATGGCTGAGCAAGCTGAAAGTAAAAAAATGGGTGAAATTCTGTATGATATAAAACAGAAGGTTGAAACAGGTGCAAGTTTGTCTCAAGCTTTGAAGTCATATAAAGATGTTTTTTCTCATATGTATGTAAACATGGTGGCAGCTGGTGAACAGACGGGTAATTTAGATGGTGTTTTAAAAAGATTAGCTGAAATGTTGGAGAAACACCTTGCTCTAAAAAGGAAAATAAAAGGTGCTCTAATATATCCTACAATGGTTACTATTGTTGCCACTGGTGTTATAGCTTTAATTCTTACATTTGTTATACCTACTTTTGCTGAGATGTATAAATCAAGTGGGATGAGTCTTCCGTTGCCAACACAGATTGTTATTAATGTTAGTATGTTTATGAAAAAATACTTCTGGTATATGGTAGGTGGAATTATTGCTGTTGCAATTGCTGCTAAAATCGGATACAAGAAAAACTATGCTTTTAGAAAATTTATAGATAAAATGCTTTTACATCTTCCTATTTTTGGTATGTTAGCAAGAAAAGGCTCAATAGCTAATTTTACTGTTATTTTATCTTCTTTGACAGCAAGTGGCATAGATATACTTGATGCTTTGGAAATAAGTTCTAAGACTTCGGGTAATGTCATAATAGAAGAGACTTTGCTTGAAGTAAGGGATATGGTTAGAAAAGGTGAGAACCTTTCTTATGCGATGTCTTATTCGGGGGAGTTTCCAGACATGGTTATTCAAATGGTTGCAGTTGGTGAAGAGACTGGAACACTTGACGATATGATGCAGAAGGTGTCTCAATATTACGAAGAGGAAGTTGATAATACGGTCAAAAATTTAAGCACGATGATAGAACCAATAATTATTGTAGTTCTCGGTGGTATAATAGGGTTCTTAGTTGTTGCTATGTATCTGCCGATATTCAAGATTGGTGAGACAATAAAATGA
- a CDS encoding type IV pilus twitching motility protein PilT produces MGKKATDLVELLEIMLAKDGSDLHITAGARPKIRIHGELFDIEEYDVLSPADAQGLCYSVMTELQRKTLEENLDVDFSFGIPKFARFRANVHMQRGTIAGAFRMIPYEIPPFEKLGIPPVVQKFAELKKGIVLVTGPTGSGKSTTLAALIDKINRERRVHIITIEDPIEFTYSHKMALIDQREVGSDVPTFASALKHVLRQDPDVILIGEMRDLETIQAAITTAETGHLVFATLHTNSAPETINRIVDVFPPTQQEQVRTQLSVALQGVVSQTLIKRKDGKGRVLAMEIMIPNAAIRNLIRENKIPQIYSTMQMGQAESGMITMNQSIVALYKKGLISYETALEASNDKKTLQRELDKIRYMKG; encoded by the coding sequence ATGGGAAAAAAAGCAACAGATTTAGTTGAACTTTTGGAGATAATGCTTGCCAAAGATGGTTCTGATTTACATATAACAGCGGGTGCAAGACCGAAAATAAGAATTCATGGGGAACTTTTTGATATTGAAGAATATGATGTTCTTTCACCTGCGGATGCTCAAGGGTTGTGTTATAGTGTGATGACGGAACTTCAGAGAAAAACATTGGAAGAAAATCTTGATGTCGATTTTTCTTTTGGTATTCCAAAATTCGCAAGATTTAGAGCTAATGTACACATGCAGCGTGGCACAATCGCTGGTGCCTTTAGGATGATACCGTATGAGATACCACCGTTTGAGAAACTTGGTATTCCACCTGTTGTTCAAAAGTTTGCTGAACTAAAAAAGGGTATTGTGCTTGTTACAGGTCCTACTGGTTCTGGTAAGTCAACCACGCTTGCAGCTTTAATTGATAAGATTAATCGTGAAAGAAGGGTTCATATTATAACTATAGAAGACCCTATAGAATTCACATATTCTCACAAAATGGCTCTAATTGACCAGAGAGAAGTTGGAAGCGATGTTCCAACATTTGCATCAGCCTTGAAACATGTTTTAAGGCAAGACCCTGATGTTATACTGATAGGTGAAATGAGAGACCTTGAGACGATTCAGGCAGCAATCACAACTGCCGAAACAGGGCACCTTGTTTTTGCTACCTTGCACACGAATTCAGCACCTGAAACTATAAATAGGATTGTCGATGTGTTCCCGCCAACTCAGCAAGAGCAGGTTAGAACGCAGTTATCCGTTGCTTTACAAGGCGTTGTATCTCAGACGCTAATTAAAAGGAAAGATGGTAAGGGTAGGGTGCTTGCTATGGAGATAATGATACCTAATGCGGCCATAAGAAACCTAATAAGAGAAAATAAAATTCCTCAGATTTACTCAACGATGCAAATGGGGCAGGCTGAATCTGGAATGATAACGATGAATCAATCTATAGTTGCGTTATATAAAAAAGGGTTAATTAGTTATGAGACTGCGTTGGAAGCAAGCAACGATAAGAAAACCCTGCAACGGGAGCTTGATAAAATAAGGTACATGAAGGGGTAA
- the pilB gene encoding type IV-A pilus assembly ATPase PilB, with translation MTTLLGQLLLWNKVITQEQLEEALKEQERTKKKLGTILVEKGFVDEKTLNEFLSKQYGVDSIDLSSIEIPREVIKKVPKNIAQKYTLIPVEVDKNKIKVAIADPTNIFALDEVRFITGLNVTPLFANERSIIRAIDKYYGTTTELEEIADTLKEAEDVNVLKETEEEVNVEDLEKSAEEEPIVKLANTILARAVSSGVSDIHIEPYEKELRIRYRIDGKLKTIMTFARTMAPKLVSRFKIMSKLNIAEKRLPQDGRIRMRSAGKDIDLRVSTLPTIFGEKVVMRVLDRSSVKVELEQLGFESNDLSRYLAAIKKPYGMILVTGPTGSGKTTTLYASLNKINREDVNIMTVEDPVEYNIEGINQVHVKEDIGLTFASALRSFLRQDPDVIMVGEIRDSETAEIAIRAALTGHLVFSTLHTNDAPSTVMRLVDMGIERYLIASSLILILAQRLVRKICPYCKKEVSIPPAALEEIGFTKEEAQTVKIYKGEGCDNCNGTGYKGRVALYEVMPISEKLRRMILEGASTDELRDQAIKEGMSTLRMSGLKKIKEGVTTIDEVMNVTF, from the coding sequence ATGACTACATTATTGGGGCAATTATTATTATGGAATAAAGTTATAACACAGGAGCAGTTGGAAGAAGCTTTAAAAGAGCAAGAAAGAACTAAAAAGAAATTAGGGACTATACTTGTTGAAAAGGGATTTGTTGACGAGAAGACGCTTAATGAGTTTTTAAGTAAACAGTATGGTGTTGATAGTATAGATTTGAGCTCCATAGAAATTCCAAGAGAAGTTATAAAAAAGGTTCCAAAAAACATCGCTCAAAAATACACACTTATACCTGTTGAAGTTGATAAGAATAAGATAAAAGTTGCAATAGCAGACCCAACCAACATATTTGCTTTGGACGAAGTAAGATTTATAACAGGTTTAAATGTTACGCCACTGTTTGCTAACGAGCGTTCTATAATTAGGGCAATAGATAAGTATTATGGAACGACAACTGAGCTTGAAGAGATTGCAGATACCCTGAAAGAAGCCGAAGATGTCAATGTTTTGAAAGAAACTGAAGAGGAAGTTAATGTTGAAGATTTGGAAAAATCAGCAGAAGAGGAACCCATTGTTAAACTCGCAAACACGATACTCGCAAGGGCAGTTTCAAGTGGCGTTAGCGATATTCACATAGAACCTTACGAAAAGGAACTAAGAATAAGGTATAGAATAGATGGAAAATTAAAAACTATAATGACATTTGCAAGGACAATGGCGCCAAAACTTGTCTCAAGATTTAAGATAATGTCTAAGTTGAATATAGCCGAAAAGAGACTTCCGCAAGATGGTAGAATAAGGATGAGAAGTGCAGGTAAGGATATAGACTTGCGCGTATCAACTCTACCAACGATATTTGGTGAAAAGGTTGTTATGAGAGTTTTGGATAGAAGCAGTGTTAAGGTTGAACTTGAACAGCTCGGTTTTGAATCAAACGATTTATCTCGGTATCTTGCGGCTATAAAAAAACCTTACGGTATGATTTTGGTTACAGGACCAACAGGAAGTGGAAAGACGACAACTCTTTATGCATCTTTGAATAAGATAAACAGGGAAGATGTTAATATAATGACTGTCGAAGACCCGGTTGAGTACAATATTGAAGGTATAAATCAGGTGCATGTTAAAGAAGATATAGGTTTAACATTTGCATCAGCTTTAAGGAGTTTTTTACGACAAGACCCAGATGTTATAATGGTTGGAGAAATAAGGGATTCAGAAACTGCTGAGATAGCAATTAGAGCAGCTCTAACGGGACACCTTGTTTTTTCAACTCTGCATACGAATGATGCACCATCAACTGTCATGAGATTGGTTGATATGGGTATAGAAAGATATCTGATAGCTTCGTCTCTTATTCTAATTTTAGCCCAAAGGCTTGTCAGGAAGATTTGTCCATATTGCAAAAAAGAAGTGTCAATACCACCAGCAGCTTTAGAAGAGATAGGTTTTACCAAAGAAGAAGCTCAAACCGTTAAGATTTATAAGGGTGAAGGGTGTGATAATTGCAACGGTACTGGATATAAGGGTAGGGTAGCTTTGTATGAAGTTATGCCTATATCAGAGAAGCTAAGAAGGATGATATTGGAAGGTGCATCAACGGATGAGTTGAGAGATCAGGCTATAAAAGAAGGAATGTCAACATTGAGAATGAGTGGTTTAAAGAAGATAAAGGAAGGTGTAACAACAATCGATGAAGTAATGAATGTCACCTTCTAA
- the aroE gene encoding shikimate dehydrogenase: MYIQADTDVYCVIGNPIKHSLSPVLHTYMFEYYGVNAVYVAFEPESAAKSLDAIRALGIKGANITVPFKNEAFRHVDETDDDTAFLEAVNTIKNENGKLCGFNTDYLGFMDMFEEYSKFCSSEDNIVVVGAGGVAVSVVYAMYKLGVKRIYLLNRSFERANRLKEKFEGKVEIVLGELHDKDIISKADIIVNCTPVGLNSEDLSFELDWVFEPIIIDVIYFDTPLIKKAQQKGLTAVNGLDMFIGQAYYSFKIWTGIEFDKENAKMLLGDIGL; the protein is encoded by the coding sequence ATGTATATTCAAGCTGATACAGATGTTTATTGCGTAATCGGTAACCCTATAAAACATAGCTTATCTCCTGTTCTACATACATACATGTTTGAATATTATGGAGTAAATGCCGTTTATGTTGCTTTTGAACCAGAAAGTGCAGCTAAATCCTTAGACGCTATTAGAGCTTTGGGCATAAAGGGTGCAAACATTACCGTTCCATTTAAGAATGAAGCTTTTAGGCATGTCGATGAGACAGATGATGATACTGCATTTCTTGAAGCTGTTAATACGATAAAAAATGAAAATGGCAAGCTTTGCGGTTTTAATACGGACTATCTTGGTTTTATGGATATGTTTGAAGAATATTCTAAGTTCTGCAGTTCTGAAGATAACATAGTAGTTGTTGGTGCTGGTGGTGTTGCTGTTTCTGTTGTCTATGCTATGTATAAATTGGGTGTTAAGAGAATATATCTTTTGAATAGGAGTTTTGAAAGGGCTAATAGGTTGAAAGAGAAGTTTGAAGGTAAGGTTGAGATTGTTTTGGGTGAGCTGCACGATAAAGATATCATTTCAAAAGCCGATATAATAGTAAACTGCACACCTGTTGGTTTAAATAGTGAAGATTTGTCGTTTGAACTTGATTGGGTTTTTGAGCCGATAATTATTGATGTTATATATTTCGATACGCCACTTATAAAAAAAGCTCAACAGAAAGGGTTGACAGCAGTAAATGGATTAGATATGTTTATTGGACAAGCTTACTACTCATTTAAAATATGGACAGGGATAGAGTTTGACAAAGAGAACGCAAAAATGCTGTTAGGGGATATAGGGCTATGA
- the tsaE gene encoding tRNA (adenosine(37)-N6)-threonylcarbamoyltransferase complex ATPase subunit type 1 TsaE translates to MKALKTFLSKSEEDTKKAAYWVVENLAKKGNKCIVFLKGDLGSGKTRFVKFALESLGIKEEEFNGSPTFTVINEYRDGIYHIDLYRVGIDESVVEYLENEEGIFFIEWPEELNIEPDIVIEFEIEGEQRRRIDVYSS, encoded by the coding sequence GTGAAAGCTCTAAAAACATTTCTAAGCAAAAGCGAAGAAGATACAAAGAAGGCCGCATATTGGGTTGTTGAGAATTTGGCAAAGAAGGGAAATAAGTGTATTGTTTTTTTGAAGGGTGATTTAGGTTCTGGGAAAACAAGGTTTGTAAAGTTTGCTTTGGAATCCTTAGGTATAAAGGAAGAAGAGTTTAACGGCAGTCCGACTTTTACTGTTATAAACGAGTATAGAGATGGTATTTATCACATAGACCTTTACAGGGTTGGAATAGATGAGTCTGTTGTTGAGTATTTGGAGAATGAAGAAGGGATATTTTTTATTGAATGGCCAGAAGAACTCAACATTGAGCCTGATATAGTTATCGAGTTTGAAATTGAAGGTGAACAAAGGAGAAGGATAGATGTATATTCAAGCTGA
- a CDS encoding glycosyltransferase family 9 protein, with translation MKVLIIQIKQLGDVLLSTPLAEAIKHHLPKTEVHFLTSKRAEEIVSLNPFIDKIHTIEEGIINEIKVWFKVRKEQYDAVLDIQRTGRSKRITLFSKAKIRAAFDEVKDKFYYNTIIDQTTSGYTAFERLDMLKAIGIYKPKRFMPKLFSSNKDLENVKHYLAEKGIFDKFFVVSPTARKPNKMWQAEDFGKTAQALSEHFNLTPIIVYGTEKEKPIAFKVKEFAKDSIVLEKPFSVKQFAALVKLSKFFIGNDSFASHVAVSQQTKTIVICGPTAGWFIENENTILIYKGLKCQPCGSADKCPYDLECYRTLKDKDVLKRAIPFLEQAFNSKP, from the coding sequence ATGAAGGTTTTGATTATTCAAATAAAGCAGCTGGGCGATGTTCTTCTATCTACGCCTTTAGCAGAAGCGATAAAACACCACTTGCCAAAAACTGAAGTTCACTTTTTAACATCAAAAAGAGCAGAAGAGATAGTAAGCCTAAACCCGTTCATAGATAAGATACACACAATAGAAGAAGGCATAATAAACGAGATAAAGGTGTGGTTTAAAGTAAGAAAAGAGCAATATGACGCTGTTTTGGATATTCAGAGAACAGGAAGATCAAAAAGAATAACCCTTTTTTCCAAAGCAAAGATAAGGGCTGCATTTGACGAAGTAAAAGACAAATTCTACTACAACACCATAATAGACCAAACAACATCCGGATATACAGCATTCGAAAGATTAGACATGCTCAAGGCAATTGGCATATACAAACCCAAACGATTCATGCCCAAACTCTTTTCCTCAAACAAGGATTTAGAGAATGTCAAACACTATCTTGCAGAGAAAGGCATATTCGACAAATTCTTTGTCGTCTCACCAACGGCAAGAAAACCAAATAAGATGTGGCAGGCAGAAGATTTCGGCAAAACAGCTCAAGCACTATCAGAACACTTTAATCTTACACCAATCATCGTATATGGAACAGAAAAAGAAAAACCTATAGCCTTCAAAGTTAAAGAGTTTGCAAAAGATTCTATAGTCTTAGAAAAACCTTTTTCTGTCAAGCAGTTTGCCGCTTTGGTTAAACTCTCTAAATTCTTCATAGGCAACGATTCGTTTGCATCACATGTTGCAGTCAGTCAACAAACAAAAACCATCGTAATCTGTGGCCCAACAGCCGGCTGGTTTATAGAAAACGAAAATACGATTCTTATTTACAAAGGTTTAAAATGTCAACCCTGCGGAAGTGCAGATAAGTGTCCTTACGATCTTGAGTGCTATAGAACCCTAAAAGATAAAGATGTGCTCAAAAGAGCAATACCGTTTTTAGAACAGGCCTTCAATAGTAAACCTTAA
- a CDS encoding HD-GYP domain-containing protein, with product MSIQKIIDSLSKKHAHVVGDILKTDKLLEEDDLKRFVEGLCTIGAKKILCIEDNRVIFSGDEKFIGKDISIDEFEGLSEIDKYKIAKSLFGDPELRKFKVYRISKNSGFVVVFDMNVPEYQVALVDLLMNSRKWHTRFENSGFARLRVAIGFVYKLDKETYMHSYRTKEYSAYIARKYGIDKKTLLDIKIGAILHDIGKLFVPFNILKKEERLTDDEFEIIKQHPLYSYRILKAFGFDDCVLDIALFHHEKIDGSGYPYGLRDIPLCVQIVAVSDILDAVQSSRSYKDKMGCNVILEEMKKFEGKFDDRLMKMVFDFIESDAFFAFKNKFNKVSSRYFSNSELDNCSNIFERLNVLRSENTDLKKEVELYKDVAAKVQRKYEETIELCEGRKKYKNTKLEATVDTIFRLASVVGNLKTIVVVENEGVRYLKGEPLNFDILNDIAKGYKRLNIEGVDLKDNRKVYLVFDSEIRLSPSLRFTIEGLF from the coding sequence ATGAGTATTCAAAAGATAATTGACTCTTTGAGTAAAAAGCATGCCCATGTTGTGGGCGATATATTAAAGACAGATAAGCTCCTTGAAGAAGATGATTTAAAGAGATTTGTAGAAGGTTTATGCACTATAGGCGCTAAGAAGATTCTCTGCATTGAAGATAATAGGGTGATTTTTTCTGGAGATGAGAAGTTCATAGGAAAAGATATATCGATTGATGAGTTTGAAGGTTTAAGCGAGATAGATAAGTATAAAATAGCAAAGAGTTTGTTTGGAGACCCTGAACTTAGAAAATTTAAGGTTTATAGGATATCTAAAAACAGTGGTTTTGTTGTTGTTTTTGATATGAATGTGCCCGAGTATCAGGTTGCTTTGGTTGATTTACTTATGAATTCAAGAAAGTGGCATACGCGGTTTGAAAACAGTGGTTTTGCACGGTTAAGGGTTGCTATAGGTTTTGTTTATAAATTAGATAAAGAAACTTATATGCATTCTTACAGAACAAAAGAGTATTCAGCTTATATAGCTCGTAAGTATGGTATAGATAAGAAAACATTGCTTGACATAAAGATTGGTGCGATATTGCACGATATAGGAAAGCTCTTCGTGCCTTTTAATATTCTAAAAAAAGAAGAGCGTCTGACAGATGATGAGTTTGAAATTATAAAACAGCATCCTTTGTATAGTTATAGAATTTTAAAGGCATTTGGTTTTGATGATTGTGTATTGGATATAGCGCTTTTTCATCATGAGAAGATTGATGGTTCTGGGTATCCTTACGGTTTAAGGGATATACCGTTGTGTGTGCAGATTGTTGCAGTAAGCGATATTTTAGATGCTGTTCAATCAAGCAGAAGCTATAAAGACAAGATGGGATGCAATGTGATTTTGGAGGAGATGAAAAAGTTTGAAGGTAAATTTGACGATAGACTTATGAAGATGGTGTTTGATTTCATAGAGAGCGATGCATTTTTTGCTTTTAAAAACAAATTCAACAAGGTCTCTTCAAGGTATTTTTCGAATTCGGAGTTAGATAACTGTAGTAATATATTTGAGAGATTGAATGTTTTGAGAAGTGAGAATACCGACCTTAAAAAAGAGGTTGAATTGTATAAGGATGTAGCCGCAAAAGTTCAAAGGAAGTATGAGGAAACCATAGAGCTTTGCGAAGGTAGAAAAAAATATAAAAACACCAAACTTGAGGCGACTGTTGATACGATTTTTAGACTTGCATCGGTTGTTGGTAATTTAAAGACCATTGTTGTTGTTGAGAATGAAGGTGTAAGGTATCTTAAAGGTGAACCTTTAAATTTTGATATTCTAAATGATATTGCGAAAGGATACAAAAGGCTAAACATAGAAGGTGTTGATTTAAAAGATAATCGCAAGGTTTATTTAGTGTTTGACAGCGAGATTAGGCTTTCTCCTTCTTTAAGGTTTACTATTGAAGGCCTGTTCTAA
- a CDS encoding HDOD domain-containing protein, translating into MERLKNKFKTAKSIAIVQKNEDFKEWSLLGIDYIVDKVSVIDEILTQENTYKFEFDLPIYSIKEVEQILSSLDKELKIVVFKFDRFENPEIKSYGWLLESIYNDLKRSDIFFIVSKFGFVILPFNQDSPKGIEILKDKVESFVEKKISDIKLKTAEVISFYKNSSLIELTEEKKYAQMDIFKVEEKTEHLSVDDPYVIMFALEDLKEEAALLFFDADYKKKVDPFLTLKIARRIVEVKNKGFSKEELEKTKERFAEKVRIISESFDKTKERVFLDKLSAETQLLSLPEVQANIIMNYNENASFKRIVREIEKDPAITSKILRFANSAFFGFKKEIKSVERAAIVLGMEEILGISLSVSYLSMFKSRLTKELYKYAIATLAISKYIEQKANINASITLGSVVHVIGNMFYAQYMEGDYKKLIKRVKKDKIKYERAEFESMPARSSEVGYKLSSLWSFPERIGQVIKNWLFPSVVSKFDTSLHLIHASAMMARALGYFYPGYSLEDLNYYTYNLFFKKFGVNLLSLFKNFAEEMRSKIEEMMYILS; encoded by the coding sequence GTGGAAAGGCTTAAGAACAAATTTAAAACTGCCAAGAGTATTGCGATTGTCCAGAAAAATGAAGATTTTAAAGAGTGGAGCCTTTTAGGTATTGATTATATTGTTGATAAAGTTTCTGTTATCGACGAGATACTAACTCAAGAAAATACATATAAGTTTGAATTTGATTTACCTATCTATTCGATTAAAGAAGTAGAGCAGATTTTAAGTTCCCTTGATAAGGAGTTAAAGATAGTTGTATTTAAGTTTGATAGATTTGAGAATCCCGAGATAAAGAGTTACGGTTGGTTGCTTGAAAGTATATATAATGATTTAAAAAGGTCTGATATCTTTTTTATAGTATCTAAGTTTGGCTTTGTGATTTTGCCGTTTAATCAGGATAGCCCAAAGGGTATAGAGATACTAAAGGATAAGGTAGAATCGTTTGTTGAAAAGAAAATTTCAGATATAAAGCTTAAAACCGCAGAAGTTATAAGTTTTTATAAGAATAGCAGTCTTATCGAGTTAACAGAAGAGAAAAAGTATGCTCAGATGGATATTTTCAAAGTAGAAGAAAAGACTGAGCATCTTTCTGTTGATGACCCTTATGTAATAATGTTTGCTTTAGAAGATTTGAAAGAAGAAGCCGCGCTTCTGTTTTTCGATGCAGATTATAAGAAAAAAGTTGACCCTTTTCTTACATTGAAAATAGCCAGGAGAATTGTGGAGGTTAAAAATAAAGGTTTTTCAAAAGAAGAACTTGAAAAAACAAAGGAGAGATTCGCAGAGAAGGTAAGAATTATATCCGAGAGTTTTGATAAAACTAAGGAACGAGTATTTCTTGATAAACTCTCTGCAGAAACCCAGCTTCTTAGCCTTCCTGAAGTTCAGGCAAATATTATAATGAATTACAACGAAAACGCTTCATTCAAGAGAATAGTGAGAGAGATAGAGAAAGACCCAGCTATAACATCTAAGATTCTTAGGTTTGCCAACTCTGCATTTTTCGGATTTAAAAAAGAGATAAAGAGCGTTGAAAGGGCTGCGATTGTTCTTGGTATGGAGGAGATTTTGGGTATATCGTTAAGTGTTTCATATTTGAGTATGTTTAAATCACGCCTAACTAAAGAGCTTTACAAATACGCTATAGCCACGCTTGCCATATCAAAATATATAGAGCAGAAAGCCAATATCAATGCTTCTATTACGCTCGGTAGTGTTGTTCATGTGATAGGCAATATGTTTTATGCTCAATATATGGAAGGAGATTATAAAAAGCTTATAAAGAGAGTTAAAAAGGATAAAATAAAATACGAAAGGGCAGAGTTTGAGAGTATGCCTGCAAGGTCTTCAGAAGTCGGTTATAAGCTGTCTTCTCTGTGGTCTTTTCCAGAAAGAATAGGGCAGGTTATAAAAAACTGGCTATTCCCTTCAGTTGTCTCTAAGTTTGATACATCTTTACATCTGATACATGCATCTGCTATGATGGCAAGGGCTTTGGGATACTTCTATCCGGGATACTCTTTAGAAGACTTAAATTACTATACCTATAATCTGTTTTTTAAAAAGTTTGGTGTAAATCTCCTTTCTCTGTTTAAGAATTTTGCCGAAGAGATGAGAAGCAAGATTGAAGAGATGATGTATATCTTATCATGA
- the hrcA gene encoding heat-inducible transcriptional repressor HrcA → MSEKLNERKILVLSVIVDNYIKNKQPAGSRVLTKRYNLDFSPATMRNVMLDLEEMGYLTHTHTSGGKIPTPKGIKFYLDMILSNFNPQLREEFERLPLGSAFGSLDEKMNRILDTMSSLSELVSLITMPDFSKTKIKNIQFVKIGENKILSVIVSNRNVIETKIVSTDKQLNDNELKEFSEYITEKYADRTLEEINEDLQAYINSKKETCEALINKLMEEAKKPTVMIDGIENIFKYPEFQNDLEKLKKLVKTLEDKKTMLELIRSVMNSERIILIGDELPIEGIEEIGFVSSAYKYEDINVGVVGVVGPINMDYTEILNIVESAKKKINEIINA, encoded by the coding sequence ATGAGTGAGAAACTTAACGAGAGAAAAATTTTGGTGTTAAGTGTTATAGTTGATAATTATATAAAGAACAAACAGCCAGCAGGTTCAAGGGTTTTAACAAAAAGATACAACCTTGACTTTTCTCCAGCAACAATGAGAAATGTAATGCTTGACTTGGAAGAGATGGGTTATCTAACCCATACGCACACTTCAGGCGGTAAAATACCAACACCCAAAGGCATCAAGTTTTATTTGGATATGATATTGTCAAACTTCAATCCACAGCTCAGAGAAGAGTTTGAAAGATTGCCTTTGGGAAGTGCTTTTGGTTCTCTTGATGAGAAAATGAACAGAATATTAGATACCATGTCTTCACTAAGCGAGCTTGTAAGCTTAATAACAATGCCTGACTTTTCAAAAACAAAAATAAAGAACATACAGTTCGTAAAAATAGGTGAAAACAAGATATTGAGCGTCATCGTCTCAAACAGGAATGTAATAGAGACAAAGATAGTCTCAACAGATAAGCAACTAAACGACAACGAGCTTAAAGAGTTCTCAGAGTATATAACAGAAAAGTATGCAGATAGAACATTAGAAGAGATAAACGAAGACTTACAAGCTTACATAAACAGCAAAAAAGAGACTTGCGAAGCGTTGATTAATAAACTGATGGAAGAAGCCAAAAAACCAACCGTCATGATTGACGGCATAGAGAACATCTTTAAATATCCAGAGTTTCAAAATGACTTGGAGAAACTCAAAAAACTTGTAAAAACGCTTGAAGACAAAAAAACGATGCTTGAGCTTATAAGAAGCGTTATGAACAGCGAGCGTATCATCTTAATAGGAGATGAGTTGCCTATAGAAGGCATTGAAGAGATAGGCTTTGTCTCATCGGCTTATAAATACGAAGATATCAATGTTGGTGTGGTGGGCGTTGTTGGTCCGATAAATATGGATTATACGGAGATTTTAAACATCGTTGAATCAGCCAAAAAGAAAATAAATGAGATTATCAACGCATAG